In the bacterium genome, CGATGGTCTCACCGCTCTGGCTGACCACCAGGCACAGGGTGCCCGGCTCGATGATCGGCGAGCGGTAGCGGAACTCGCTGGCGTACTCCACCTCGGTGGGGATGTGGGCGTACTCCTCGAGCATGTACTCGCCCACGAGGCCCGCGTGCCACGACGTGCCGCAGGCCAGGATGATGATGCGGCGGATGTTGCGCAGTTCCCAGTCGGTGAGCTGGATGCCGCCGAGCTTCACGTCGCCCTGGTCGGCCAGGATGCGGCCGCGGAACGAGTCGCGGATGGTCTGGGGCTGCTCGAAGATCTCCTTGAGCATGAAGTGCTCGTAGCCGCCCTTCTGGATCGCGTCGAGATCCCAGGTGATCTCCTGGATCTCCTTGGTGACCTGCTCGTTCTTGATGGTCGTCGTGTTGATGCCGTCGGGCGTGAGGGTGACCATCTCGCCGTCGTCGAGGTAGATGACCTGGCGGGTGTGGCCCATGATGGCCGCCACGTCGCTGGCCAGGTAGTTCACGCCGTCGCCGACGCCCACCACGAGCGGACTGCCCTTGCGGGCGCCGACGATCAGGTCGGGCTCGTCGACGTGGGTGACGGCGATGCCGAAGGCGCCTTCGACCACGCCGAGGGCCTTCTGCACCGCGTGCACCAGGTCGCCGTCGTAGAAGTCCTCGATGAGGTGGGTGAGCACCTCGGTGTCCGTCTCGGAGAGGAACCTGTGGCCCTTCTTGGTGAGCTGCACCTTCAGCGCCGCGTAGTTCTCGATGATGCCGTTGTGGACCAGGGCCACCTTGCCCGCCTGGTGCGGGTGGGCGTTGACCGCGTTCGGCGCCCCGTGCGTCGCCCAGCGGGTGTGGGCGATGCCGCACGAGCCCTTGAGCTGCTCCCAGTCGATGGCCTGCTCGAGGTTGCGGATCTTCCCCTTCTCCTTGACCACGAGTTGGCCCGAGGCGGTGAGGATCGCGATGCCCGCGCTGTCGTAGCCGCGGTACTCGAGGCGCTTGAGGCCTTCGATGAGGATGTTGGGGGCGTCAGCCGTGCCGACGACACCGACGATTCCGCACATGCGGCACTCCTTGGGTTGAACGGGGGCTCCGGGCCGGCTGCGGCCGTCGCGAGCCCTAGGACGATTTCACCTTGTTGATCATTTCGACCGCCGCGGCCTCGTCTTGAGCCTCGGCGATGATCCGCACCACCGGCTCGGTGTTCGAGGGCCGCACATGCACCCAGCCCCCCGCCCCGACCCACTTCAGGCCGTCCCGGTCGTCGATCTCCCCCGGACCGAGCCGGCGCAGGGCCGCCACCAGGTCGTCGCCGGCCGGCAGGGCGTCGGCGGCCACCTTAGTCTTGACCATGACCACCGGCGGCAGGGCGTCGGCCAGATCGGCCAGGGAACGCCCGGTTTCGGCCAGGGACTGGCAGATCATGGCGATGCCCACCAGGGCGTCGCGCCCGGCGTGCACCGCGGGATAGATGACGCCTCCGTTGCCCTCGCCGCCGAGCACGCACTCCTCGGCCAGGATGGCCTCGACCACGTTGGCCTCACCCACCGGGGTGCGGAAGGTGCGGCAGCCGTGGCGGTCGGCGACCTTCTCGATCAGGCCCGTGGTCGACAGGTTCACCGCCACCGGTCCCGGGGTCCGGGCCAGCAGGAAGTCCATGGCCAGGGCCAGGGTGTACTCCTCGCTGAGGGCGCGCCCGGCGCCGTCGACGAGGGCCAGCCGGTCCACGTCCGGATCGACGGCGAGGCCGAGATCGGCTCCGGAGGTGCGCACCGCGTCGGCCAGTTCCTTCAGGTGGGCCGGCGTCGGTTCCGGATCGTGGGGGAAACGGCCCGACATGCCGCAGTGCAGCGGCGTGCAGCGCACGCCGAGGCGCTCGAGCAGGCGGGGCACGATGCTGCCGCCGGCGCCCTCGACGGCGTCGACCACCGCGTGCAGGTTCGCCGCCCGGATGCGGTCGACATCCAGCCAGGGCAGGTCGCCGATGGCGTCGAGGTGCCGGTCGTCGGCGCCGGTGCGCACGCTGACCGCGCCCACCCGGTCCCAGGCCACATGGCCGGTGCCGTCCTCGTACTTCTGGCGCACCTCGCGGTTCTGGGCCGCGGTCAGGAAGAGCCCGTTGCCCTGCAGGAACTTCAGGGCATTCCACTGGGCGGGGTTGTGGCTGGCCGTGATGATGATGCCGCCGACGGCCTCGCTCTCCTGGACGGCCACCTCGGTGGTGGGCGTCGTGGCGATGCCGATGTCCCAGACGTCGTGGCCCGTGGAGGCCAGGGCCGCGGCCACCGCGTCGAAGACCATGGGGCCGGTGACGCGGCTGTCGCGCCCCACGACGACCGGGCCGGCGGGCAGCCAGGCGCCGTAGGCGGCGGCCCAGCGGGCGACCGTGACGGCATCGAGGCCGTCGCCGATGACGCCCCGGATGCCGGAGATGCTGACTTGCAATGGCAAAGCGGATGCTCCCTGCAGGCGGGCCGACGGCTGTGGCGGGCAGCATCACGGACCGGTCCGGATGCCGCACCTCGCCGCCGGGCCCCGTGGGTACCCTGACGATGATCCGGAAATACTAACAACGGGGCTTCGCTCCCCGCAACGGTCAATGTGGCGCGGCACCTGGCGCGGCGCTTCGCCCGCCACGGCTGAAAATCGGGAGTCAGGATCGCGGACGACGTTCGGCCCCGACGGAGTGACGATCGCGGCGGCGGCGAGAGGCCGGAAGTCCGGGAGGGTCGCAAGCAGAAGCGAGCTCCCTGCCGGAAGCTCGCTGGCGCGGTTTGCCGAAGATTTCGCTGGAGCTGGTGTGGGGACTCGAACCCCAGACCTGCTCATTACGAGTGAGCTGCTCTACCAGCTGAGCTACACCAGCTCCGATATGACGAATCCGGTCGGGGAGCGGCGCCGTTCCGGATCATGATGGTCGTGTGGTGCCTAGGGGCGGAGTCGAACCACCGACACCTGCATTTTCAGTGCAGTGCTCTACCAGCTGAGCTACCTAGGCACACGAATCGGGTCGCGGGGCGGGCCCGCGGGAACGGGGAATAAAACACCCCCCGCCGCGGGTTGTCAAGCGCCCCGGGGCGATTTTCCTTCCCGGCCGTAAGCGGTACGGCCGGGAAGGAGTTGGCTCGCGCGGATTCAGTGGGCGGACTGGTTGGCCAGGGTGTGGATCGTGGCCACGACCTCGTCCAGTTCGAAGGGCTTGTAGAGGCAGGCGTCGGCCCGCGACCAGGTGGCGATGAACTTCTCGCGGTCGCGGGATTCGACCTTGCGGGCCGTCAGCAGCATGATGGGGAAGGTCGTGGCCTGGGGATCGTTCTCCATCCACTCCTTCAGCATGCGGCTCACCTCGTAGCCGTTGCAGCCGGGCAGCATGACGTCGAGGATCATGAAGTCCGGCGGGGTGCGCTTGGCCTTTTCCAGGCCCTCGAGGCCGTCGGCGGCGGTGGCCACGTCGAATCCCCGCCGGGCGAGGCTGAATTCGAGGGTCTCGAGAATATCGGGCTCGTCGTCCACGACGAGGATCCGCAGGTTGCGATCCATGCTTTCAGGCCTCCAGGCTGCCGGGCCCCTGCCCGGTGACGGGTCGTTTCCGATCCATGGTATCGGCAGGAATGCCGGGAAATTGACTCCTCGTTGCGGCGTCCGGCC is a window encoding:
- the glmS gene encoding glutamine--fructose-6-phosphate transaminase (isomerizing), translating into MCGIVGVVGTADAPNILIEGLKRLEYRGYDSAGIAILTASGQLVVKEKGKIRNLEQAIDWEQLKGSCGIAHTRWATHGAPNAVNAHPHQAGKVALVHNGIIENYAALKVQLTKKGHRFLSETDTEVLTHLIEDFYDGDLVHAVQKALGVVEGAFGIAVTHVDEPDLIVGARKGSPLVVGVGDGVNYLASDVAAIMGHTRQVIYLDDGEMVTLTPDGINTTTIKNEQVTKEIQEITWDLDAIQKGGYEHFMLKEIFEQPQTIRDSFRGRILADQGDVKLGGIQLTDWELRNIRRIIILACGTSWHAGLVGEYMLEEYAHIPTEVEYASEFRYRSPIIEPGTLCLVVSQSGETI
- a CDS encoding response regulator, whose amino-acid sequence is MDRNLRILVVDDEPDILETLEFSLARRGFDVATAADGLEGLEKAKRTPPDFMILDVMLPGCNGYEVSRMLKEWMENDPQATTFPIMLLTARKVESRDREKFIATWSRADACLYKPFELDEVVATIHTLANQSAH
- the glmM gene encoding phosphoglucosamine mutase, translating into MPLQVSISGIRGVIGDGLDAVTVARWAAAYGAWLPAGPVVVGRDSRVTGPMVFDAVAAALASTGHDVWDIGIATTPTTEVAVQESEAVGGIIITASHNPAQWNALKFLQGNGLFLTAAQNREVRQKYEDGTGHVAWDRVGAVSVRTGADDRHLDAIGDLPWLDVDRIRAANLHAVVDAVEGAGGSIVPRLLERLGVRCTPLHCGMSGRFPHDPEPTPAHLKELADAVRTSGADLGLAVDPDVDRLALVDGAGRALSEEYTLALAMDFLLARTPGPVAVNLSTTGLIEKVADRHGCRTFRTPVGEANVVEAILAEECVLGGEGNGGVIYPAVHAGRDALVGIAMICQSLAETGRSLADLADALPPVVMVKTKVAADALPAGDDLVAALRRLGPGEIDDRDGLKWVGAGGWVHVRPSNTEPVVRIIAEAQDEAAAVEMINKVKSS